The genome window CGACGCTACGAATCATGGGTCGATCATGACTGCAACGGTGTTCCCGACGGCTCCTGCGAACAATACGGTTATGATCGGCAAGGCCGGCAGATCACGCGGCTGACCAGCGACACCTGCGATCCGAACGATTATTATTATGGAACCTACAGCGTCCGCCTCGACGACCTCAATCTGGATTGGGGCATTTACAATGACACCTGGCCGGATTACGGGGTCAACTTCGCGATCTCGACGCTGACGGACGACGAAGGCCGGCTTCAACTGACGGAAGCCTATGCTCATTACAGCGACATTTATGGCTTCTTTTACTCCATCACCTACGAATACGACGACCTGAACAACACCGTTTATATTCTGCAAGACCACATCAGCGGGTTGTTCGAGGACATGTGCGAGATGCAGCAACTCGATGAGAACGGATTCATCATCGAAGTCACGCATTCCTCCAATTGCAGCTTTGGCCCCGACTACTGCACCACGTTTACGCGAGACGAGTTCGGCAACTCCCTGACCGAAAACATCGACCTCTTGTGCGACGGCACGTTGGATTCATGCCTGACCAGAAACTACAACGAGAATGGCTTGATTCTGAGCGAGGATTTCGATGCCGGCTGCGTCGGCAGTCCGGATTCCTGTCGCCGGTGGCAATACGATGATCAGGGGCGAATGATCGCTTACGAGTACGACGAGACCTGCGACGGAATTCCCGATCAATGCACGTATTACGATTGGGGCACTCGTTAGCCGACCGCCGTCGGACGCGGATTATTCCGGCAGGGCGGCGGCGACGACGCGATTCCGGCCTTGCTTCTTGGCGTCGTACAACGCTCGATCCGCGTCGCGAACCAACATATCCACCCCGGAAGGATCGGGAAAAGAAGTGATGCCGATGCTGACCGTTTGCACGATTTCGTGCGCCGAGCATTTGCAGTAGGCGCACGCTTCGCGCACCTGTTCCGCCACCTCCTGGGCCTTGAACACCGGACATCCCGGCATGAGAACGCAAAATTCCTCGCCGCCGTATCGGCAGGGCAGATCCACCAGGCGGACGTTGCTCTTGATCAAGCGGGCGATTTCGCGCAAGACCAGATCCCCGGTTTCGTGGCCGTAGGTGTCGTTGACCTGTTTGAAATGGTCCAGGTCGATCAACATCAGACTGAACGGCTCGCCACGCCGCCGCGCCTGATCGATCAGGGTATCCAACTGCGAATCGAAATAGCGCCGGCTCAACAATCCCGTCAGCGAATCGTGATAGGCCAGTTCTTCCAGGATATGGGTTTTGTGGCCGATTTCTTCCAGGAGCTGCTTCACCTTGAGCAAACTTTTCATCCGCACCTGGAATTCCTCGCGGCCAAACGGCTTGACCAGGTAATCGTTGGCGCCGCTGCTCAGGCACGAGAGGATGCCGCGGCGCTGCCCTTCCTTGGCGATGACAACGATCGGCAGCGCTTCGAACAGCACATCCCGGCGCAGTTTTTCGATCAACGCGGGCCCGTCGATCTGTTTCGTCGTCAGATCGAGGGCAATGATGTCCGGGATCGTCACCGACAAGTGTACCTGGAACTCCTCGACTGTTTTGCACAGGTTCATCCCGAGGCCTTGTTCCGAGAGAAGCTTACCGAGAATGGAGGCGGTGATCGGGTCGTCCTCCAGGACGATGGCGCTGCGGCGGCGCGCGTGCCGATGCTGCACGACGATTTTACCGACGAGCCGCGACAGTTCGTCCCGATTGACCGGCTTGCGCAAATAGTCCACCGCACCGACCGAAAATCCATGCGGCAGGGAATCGTCGTCCTGCTGGCCGCCGATCAGAATGATCGGCAGTTGCCGGGTTTTGGATTGGGCGGCCAATTCCTCGCCCAATCGCAAGCCGGAGTGACCCGGCATTTCGATATCCACCAACAACAAATCCGGCGAATTTTCCAGAATCAATCCGTGGCCGCGTTCGGTGTTATCGGCCGTCAGCACCGTGAATCCCATCCCGTGCAACTCGCGCTCGAGAAAAGCGCGAACGGTGATGCTGTCGCTGACGATGATCACCAGCGGAAACTCGCGGCGGGCGATTAACTTCTTGTGCTGAAACTGATTGAGCACATCCAGGACTTGTTCGGGAGTGAACGGTTTGACCAGAATGCCGTCGATCGAATTGTACTCCCAAAAATTTCGGATCTCGCGATCGTCCAGCGAAGTGGCGACGATAACGGAGATCTGCGACAAACCGGGTGTCGCCTTGATCCGGGCGATGACCTCCCGCGGATTGAAATCGTGCGGAACGCCGGGGCCGATTAAAAAATCGGGGGTAAAAGCAATCAACTCATTGATATCGGCCGGGGTGCCGGAAAAAAACCGGACTTGATAGTCGCTGTCCTTGAAGCATTGCTTCCACATGGAAACCATGAAGGAAGAGCTTTCGATAATCGCTACTTTCATCCGGTAGTCTCAACGACCTGTTAATTTTTCACGCCGCGCACCATACGGGAAGTTTTCAGCGAACAAGTCCCACTTTGTTCATTGATCGGCAGGGTCGCGACAAACCCTAATAAAAACAATGAAAAATTTTGCTTTGACGAGACATCGCTGTGGACCAGGATGAGCGCGAAAACATTCACAGCGGTTTCAGAATGGATGGCCGGTCGACCGCTACAGGAATGCCGAAAATCATGAGCGGACGCTCACGGTCTGAACGGGTCACCTCCGGTCGTGATGCGCACCACGACCGTCCCGCTAAAATCGGCGATAAATCATTCGCTAAATATTCATTTATTATCAAATAGATATATTGCATTTGCTAAAGCTTAACTTCATGTCCGATGACGGCGTTTTTCCACTAGTCCGTCGGCGTCGAACGCCCCAGAATCGCATCGGCCACTTTGTAGCCCAGGCAATAAATGATGAACGCGCAGTTAGCCAAGAGCGGCGCCGGAAAGATGCTGCCGTCAGCGATCCAGACATTATCCATATCCCAGACGCGACCGTTCGGATCCACGACCGAGGTTTTCGGATCCAGGCCCATGCGGCAGGTGCCGGTCTTGTGAACCACGTCGATACCGCCGGTAAACATTTGCGTGGCGTCGGCGCCGGCGTTGATCTGAATTTCCTTCGCGACCTTGACCGCCGTTTCCAGCCATTCCAATTCCTGCGTGTTCGGCTCGAAGACTACGTTGGGCAACGGGTCGCCGTATTTGTTCTTCTTCGTCGCGTGCGGCAGCACGGAATTCTCGGTGAAGCCCTGGTCGTAACTACGCACCAGCGGCGCCGAGCAGATGACCTTGCTGTAATTCCGCATGAACCGCTTGAACTTGAGGCCCAGCAGATCGTAGAGGTCTTTTTTCTCCATGACCTCGACCATGCCGCCCATGTAGGTCGGCGGCGCGGCCATGTTGAACTCGAGCAGATAGCCGGCGTCATAATTCTGGTACAGATCGTTCAGTTCGACGACCTGCCCCTGATAGGTGCGCACGTCGTCGCGGGCGAGCACGGCGTAGGTGGCGCGGAAGAAGTGACCGCGCAGGTTCTTGCCCACCTGCCCCGACGAATTGGCCAGCACCTCGCCGTTGCGGCCCGACCAGTGCAGCAGCATTGGGGTGATCATCGAGCCGCTCGACAGGATGTAGTTGTCGGCCGAAATCTCGTGCTCCTCGGTGTATTCCATGCCGATGCCGGTCGGGATGCGCTTCAGATACGAGATGCTTTCGATGCGCGTGCCGGCCGCGTTGGTGTTCAGCCGGCGCACCCAGCAGTTTTCGCGGACTTCGGCGCCGTACCACTTCGCCTTGGGCAGCGGCACCGTCAGGGCGTTGGCCTTGGCGTTGTAACGGCAGCCGAGGATGCAGCATTTGCACTGCCGGCAACGCCCGTGATAGACGCCGTACTCGAAATACGGTTCGCGGTTGAAGGCCGATTGGATCGGGCCGAGGATGCCGCCCGCCGCCTCGTTGACGACCTGGGCGTAATGGCTCAGTTCCTCGATCGGCCAGCGCGACACGTGAAAGCGCTTTTTCGTCAGATCGATGTACGGCTGAAATTCGTTCCTGGTGAACGGCCAGTAACCGGAATCGAAGTCGCGCGGAATCGATTCCTCGAGCACGCCGCCGTAAGCGGTCGTGCCGCCGCCCGCGCATTCGCCCATGTCCGTCCGCCAGACCCGCCCGGCGTATTCCTCGTGCCAGAACAAACCGTCGGCGACGGTGTCGAGGAACTTCTGGCGATCGGCGAAGTGATTGGGCGAACCGTAGGTAATGTCCAGGTCCTTGCCCGCTTCGAGAAACACGACCTTGTACCCGGCCTGGGCCAGTTCGCCGCCGACCGTGGCGCCGCCGGCGCCCGCTCCCACGATGACGAAATCCACGTGCTCTCTTTTCATTTGCGCAACCCCTTCTTCAGGCGGACCGGGAACATTTTCGCGTCCGGATAGCCCTCGCAAGGCAGGTGGAACGTGCCGTCCGGATCTTCCGGATCGAACCAGTTCATCGACTCGAAAAGCTCCAGCGACAGATCGGGGTCTTCCACTTCATACGTGCCGATCATCGAAACCGTGAGAATGCCCGACAGCATCTGGTTGATCAGGTAGCTCTGATCGTCGCGTTCGGCGATCCACTGGTGCAGCGCCGCCATCTTTTCCTCGTCGGTGCACTGGATGAACTTCTTGCCCGCTGTCTGCTTGGCATAGCGATTGAGGTAGAGCACCGCCATCATCTGGCCCATGCTGCCCATCGTCGCCGCCAGCACCCAGTCGCCGCCGTAGTCGGAGCCCTTGAAGTCGCCCGGGATCTCCGGATCGGGCGGCACGATGATGTCCACCACCGCGGTGATTTCCGGCGCCGGCGCCGGCCCGTCCTTGCGCCGCGGGTCGCCCGGCATCCAACCGTCCAGTTCATCGGCGAAGGCCTTGCCTTTCAGGCCCGCCGTATTCGCCAACAAGGCGGAAAACATCATGGCCGTCGATGTAAACAGAAACTCTCGCCGGTTCATGGTCGTTCCTTTGCGTTAGTGTTTTTTCTTGGCGGGCAGATCGATGACGCCGTTGATGTGCGTACCCGCTTCCAGAATGTTGCGCTGCGCGTCGACCGAGGTCGGGTGGCAGGCGGCGCAATTGGCGTCGGCGTTGCCCTCGGGATCGGTCAAGCGGTGGCAGGCGCCACATTGGGAAGCCTTGCCGCCCGTCTCGCCCCACACCGGCTCTTTGTACGTGCCGCCCTGCAGCGTCGCGCCGTGGCAGTAAACGCCGGAGCATTTCGTGCCGTCCCAGACCGGCTTGGCGCCGTTGATCGTGGCGAGATTGGCGAAGGTGACTTCCACCTTGCCGTCGCCGTCGATGTGCCCGGTTTCCCAGACCTCCAACGGCACGACGTGGCAGTTCGAGCAGTTCACCCGATGCGCCGGGATCGGATCGTCGCGCATCGCGGCGTGCGAACCGACGCCTCGCTTGTCCGCGCCGCATTCTCCCTTGAGATTCTGCGGCGGCGAAGTGCCGAGGTTCCAGCCGTGGCAGGACGTGCAACCGACCGCGTATTCCACTTCGCCGTCCTGATGCAGGGACGGTTGAATGAACGAGTAATCCGCCGCGATGACCGCGCCGTGGCAGCGGTAGCAGCGCGCGTTTTCAGGGTGGCGCATGGTTTTGGGTGGCATGTCGTGGCAGTTCGTGCAGCCGGACGGGATTTCGTAGATCGGATAGCCGCAATCGTCCACTGTGGCCGGGCTGGTGTCGTTGTCGTCATCGTCATCGCCCGCGCTGTCGTCATCGCCGCTGGAACCGTTCGAATGGCAACCGGCCGCGAAAACGGCGGCAAAGGCGAGAAGAACCAAAAGCCAAAATAGACGGGCACGATACAAGATTCGCAGTTGTCTACGCATGGGCAGTCTCGCTCTAATATAAAATGACGTTGCTCTTCATCGGCACCTTAATTTTATCGCGCGCCCCGTTCCGGTTCCGGAAACGAAAAGCGGACGGGATTAGAAGACCATTAGTCGATAATTGCCTCGAGAGTCAAGCGAAGATCGGTATCCATTGCAGAAACCGGACGGAAAACCGCGGTCAATCGACGAGGGCCGCCAGCACCTGGTCGAGGTGGCCGTCCACTTTAACCTTGCGGAATTCGCGCACCAGGACACCTTGCTCGTCGATGAGGAAGGTCGACCGCTCGATGCCCATTTTTTTCTTGCCGTACATCGTCTTTTCTTTCCAGACACCGTAAAGGCGGGCGACGACTTTGTCTTCGTCGCAGAGCAGGGCAAACGGCAGTCCGTACTTGGCGATGAATTTTTGGTGGCTGACCGCGCCGTCGGGACTGACGCCGACGATCACCGCGTTGGCCCGGGCCAGCCGTTTCGCCTCGTCGCGGAACGCGCAGGCTTCCCGGGTGCAGCCGGAAGTGTTGTCCTTCGGATAAAAGTACAAAACGACCTTCCGGCCGCGAAAATCGACGAGCGACACCGGCCGCTCGTTCGCGTCCGGCAAAGTAAACTCCGGCGCCGGGCGCCCGATCGTCGGTACGGCCATGTCAGATCTCCTCACGGTAGTTCGGATCGGCAATCATCTTCCGGCCCAGTTCCCGCGCATCGGCCATCGCCGTGGGGTGCAGCGCGATGTCGCCCAGGTGGTCGACGCGCCGGTAATAACGATTGGCCGCCAGTTCGGTGTAAAAGGACTTCATCCAGTAGCGGACGATCAACTGCATGCCCTCGAACAGCCGCGGGCCGTGCGTCGCCGCCACGCCGAACAACACTCCCCGCCCCTTGCGCCGCGGCTGATGCAGAATTTCCTTCCGGGCCCACAGCGCCTGTGTGCGGTCGATCAGCAGCTTGGCATGGGAAGTGACCGAGTAAAAATAGACCGGCGTGGACAACGCCACCAGGTCGGCCCGCCAGAGTTTTTCGATGAGCAGCGCGGCGTCGTCGCGAAAAACGCAGATGCCGTTGGCGAAGCATTTCTCGCACCCGTTGCAAAGATGGATCGACTGCTCGGCCAGGCGGATTTTTTCCGTTTCCGCTCCCGCCTCCTGCGCTCCGGCCAGAAAGGCGTCCAACAGCTTGTCGCTGTTGCCGCCGACGCGCGGGCTGGCGGCCAGACCGATAATCGATAATTCTCTGGGTAACGGCAGATTCATGTGGCTTTCAAGATAACCCAGCCAGACGCCGGGTCAACCCGGCCAGCGGTCGGCGAAAGCGACCCTTGCCAGCCTCGGCGACACGTGATAACTCAGATCAACTTACGAATCCGCGCTGATTAATGAAATTCGGATGGTTCGATGACCGGTATCCTGATTACCAATAGCCCTGCAATGGCCATCACCCTTTGCGTGCTGACCGCTCTGGCGGTCGTGGCGCGCCATTACCTGATCAAGGCCGGCAAACGGCGCTGGCCGGTGACCGTCGCGCTTTTCATCCTGGCGGTCCTGGCTTACCTCGACTTCGCGCATGCGCGGGTCATGGCCTCATTCGTGCCGGCGCGCAAAGGCGCCTACCACTACTTCATGGGCGCCAAGTACTTCAAGGAAGTCGGGCAATTCAACCTGTACCGCTTCACCCTGCTGGCCGACAAGGAAACCAAAATCGACCGCCTGAAAAAGATCAAGAAGGTGCGCAACCAGCAGGATTACGAGCTGATGCGGGCTTCCCAGGCCCTGAAGCTGGCGATCGAGGAACGGCCGAAGGCGTTCAGCGACGAGCGCTGGGCCGAGTTCAAGCGCGATTGGGTCGCCATGAGCCGCGATCTCCCTCCCGCCGTCTGGGAGCGCATGCTGCAGGATCGCGGCTTCAACCCGCCGCCGTTTTGGTCCTTCATTCCGGGCACGGTCGCGCAATTCATCGACATTTCCAACAATCAGGTGTTCATGTGGGCGATGCACATCGACATGATCGTCTTCGCGCTCGCGGTCGTCGTTGTCGGTTTGTGCTGCGGGCTCGACGCCGCCCTGCTGGTGTTTTTATACGTGGTCCTGGCCTGGTTTTACGAAAGCAAGTTCATCGGCACCTATTTCCAATTTTTCTGGCTGGCCGGTCTGATCGTCGGCATGTCGCTGCTGCGCCGCGGCTTCGGCAAGATTTCGGCGGCCTGCTTCGCCCTTTCGGCCATGCTACGCCTTTTCCCGCTGATGTTCGTCACCGGGCCGGGCATCGCCTGGCTGCGCGATTGGTGGCAAACACGCCGCTGGTCGAAAGCCTGGACCGGGTTCCTGCTGGCCTTTTTCATCGCCAGCCTGATTTTCGTCGGCATCGGCTTGACCCGCGGCAGGGGCCCGGCTTCGACCAAGGATTTCGTCTCGAAAATCACCATGCACGCCGACAACCAGAAGTTCGACACCAA of Myxococcales bacterium contains these proteins:
- a CDS encoding diguanylate cyclase, which translates into the protein MKVAIIESSSFMVSMWKQCFKDSDYQVRFFSGTPADINELIAFTPDFLIGPGVPHDFNPREVIARIKATPGLSQISVIVATSLDDREIRNFWEYNSIDGILVKPFTPEQVLDVLNQFQHKKLIARREFPLVIIVSDSITVRAFLERELHGMGFTVLTADNTERGHGLILENSPDLLLVDIEMPGHSGLRLGEELAAQSKTRQLPIILIGGQQDDDSLPHGFSVGAVDYLRKPVNRDELSRLVGKIVVQHRHARRRSAIVLEDDPITASILGKLLSEQGLGMNLCKTVEEFQVHLSVTIPDIIALDLTTKQIDGPALIEKLRRDVLFEALPIVVIAKEGQRRGILSCLSSGANDYLVKPFGREEFQVRMKSLLKVKQLLEEIGHKTHILEELAYHDSLTGLLSRRYFDSQLDTLIDQARRRGEPFSLMLIDLDHFKQVNDTYGHETGDLVLREIARLIKSNVRLVDLPCRYGGEEFCVLMPGCPVFKAQEVAEQVREACAYCKCSAHEIVQTVSIGITSFPDPSGVDMLVRDADRALYDAKKQGRNRVVAAALPE
- a CDS encoding CxxxxCH/CxxCH domain-containing protein: MRRQLRILYRARLFWLLVLLAFAAVFAAGCHSNGSSGDDDSAGDDDDDNDTSPATVDDCGYPIYEIPSGCTNCHDMPPKTMRHPENARCYRCHGAVIAADYSFIQPSLHQDGEVEYAVGCTSCHGWNLGTSPPQNLKGECGADKRGVGSHAAMRDDPIPAHRVNCSNCHVVPLEVWETGHIDGDGKVEVTFANLATINGAKPVWDGTKCSGVYCHGATLQGGTYKEPVWGETGGKASQCGACHRLTDPEGNADANCAACHPTSVDAQRNILEAGTHINGVIDLPAKKKH
- the bcp gene encoding thioredoxin-dependent thiol peroxidase gives rise to the protein MAVPTIGRPAPEFTLPDANERPVSLVDFRGRKVVLYFYPKDNTSGCTREACAFRDEAKRLARANAVIVGVSPDGAVSHQKFIAKYGLPFALLCDEDKVVARLYGVWKEKTMYGKKKMGIERSTFLIDEQGVLVREFRKVKVDGHLDQVLAALVD
- a CDS encoding flavodoxin family protein, whose protein sequence is MNLPLPRELSIIGLAASPRVGGNSDKLLDAFLAGAQEAGAETEKIRLAEQSIHLCNGCEKCFANGICVFRDDAALLIEKLWRADLVALSTPVYFYSVTSHAKLLIDRTQALWARKEILHQPRRKGRGVLFGVAATHGPRLFEGMQLIVRYWMKSFYTELAANRYYRRVDHLGDIALHPTAMADARELGRKMIADPNYREEI
- a CDS encoding GMC family oxidoreductase — translated: MKREHVDFVIVGAGAGGATVGGELAQAGYKVVFLEAGKDLDITYGSPNHFADRQKFLDTVADGLFWHEEYAGRVWRTDMGECAGGGTTAYGGVLEESIPRDFDSGYWPFTRNEFQPYIDLTKKRFHVSRWPIEELSHYAQVVNEAAGGILGPIQSAFNREPYFEYGVYHGRCRQCKCCILGCRYNAKANALTVPLPKAKWYGAEVRENCWVRRLNTNAAGTRIESISYLKRIPTGIGMEYTEEHEISADNYILSSGSMITPMLLHWSGRNGEVLANSSGQVGKNLRGHFFRATYAVLARDDVRTYQGQVVELNDLYQNYDAGYLLEFNMAAPPTYMGGMVEVMEKKDLYDLLGLKFKRFMRNYSKVICSAPLVRSYDQGFTENSVLPHATKKNKYGDPLPNVVFEPNTQELEWLETAVKVAKEIQINAGADATQMFTGGIDVVHKTGTCRMGLDPKTSVVDPNGRVWDMDNVWIADGSIFPAPLLANCAFIIYCLGYKVADAILGRSTPTD